The Sphingopyxis fribergensis DNA segment TTTGACGACTCCCCGAAAGATGAGCTTGCCCGTGCCGCCGACCGGGATCGGTTTCTGGAAAGCCCAGCGGACGTGCGTGACGTCGGCGGGCTGCGCCGCGCGGCGCGTTCCATCGGTCATCGGAACCGAAAGGTCGGAAAGCAGTCCCCACTGCTTGCCGCCATCGACCGAAACGAGCGGGCTGGTGTCGCCGGCGTCCGCGAAACGGACCGCGGCGGGCATCGGGTTGGTGATCACGAACTTATCGGCAGGCTGCGCGCCGGCGTTACGATAGTTGAGCACGAAGACCAGCCGGTCGCCGGGAACGACAACCTTCGGTTCTTCGAGCAGGATCTTCTGCTTGCCTTGCGCGTCGGTCGACACGCGCTCGACGAACACATTGTTGTCGAGTGCGACCTGGTTCGCCGCGAGCGCCTGACCCGGCATCGACGCGGCAAGAAGAAGGAAAAGGGCGGTGCGCATGCGCATCTCCATCATTGGATCGTGGTTCGGAAGGTGACGGTGCGGGTCTGGCCGCCGGCGACGGTGCCTAGCGCGACGTTGATCCGCGTGCCGTTGTAATCGCCGGCGTCGGCGTCTGCCGCGTCGGACAGCGCGCTGCCGCCGAGCGTGATCGAGCCGGGGACATAGCTGGTGTCCGCGGGGATATTATCGGTGATAGCAAGACCGCTGACCGAGCCGCTGCCCGCGACGGTGGCAACGATCGTGTAAGAGATCGTCGCACCCGGGATCGGGTCCGCAGTGCCGAGCGAATTGGTCACCACAGCCGATTTGACAAGCGTCACGGTCGCTGCCGAGACGATAAAAGCACCCGCATCGGTGCCATCGGCACCGGTCGAGCCGACGACGGCATCGCCGCCGCCTTCGCCTTGGCCCGCAAAGCTGGTGCCCGGCACACCGGTACCCGTCCTGGCCGCCGCGCCAAGACTCACGATACCGCGATTGCCGTCGACCACCGTTCCCGGCGTCGTCGCGAGAACGAAGACGGTGATGCTTTGGTCCGGGTTGAGCGAGGGATCGTTCGCGCCCGCGGTATAGAGCGTGTCGGTGCTCGCGTCGAAAACGCCGTCGCCATTATCGAGATAGATTTGCGTGACGACGGGGTCGTAATTGTCGCCGCCCGCGTTCGCGACCGTCGTAAGGCCAAAAGCTTCGACGCCATTGCCGTTATTGGTGACCGAGAAGGTCAGCACCTGACCCGTCGCGCCCGGCGTTGTCGGAACGTCGGCGGGGTTGCTCGAATCGACCGTGACATCGAGCAATTCATCGACGAGCAGGTCGACGCGGTTCGAATCGATCGTCGTCGGGCCGCCGCCCGTGTCATAGCTGGCGCTAGCGGTGTTGCTGATGGTCGAGCCGGCGCGGGTGCCGGCAGCCTCGGCCTGCGTCGGCAGCGCGAACGCGGCCAGCAGCGCGAGAATGGAACAAGAGGGTAGAAGCTGATGCTTCGCGCCCCCCACAGGCGCTTTCATCATCACTTTGACTCCGGATAGGTTGGTCCTTGGAGCCCTCAGTCGCCGATAAAGGGTAATTTCTGGTTAAAAAGCAGGAAGAAAGACGCATTTTGATCCAGATAGAGACACTATGGGCTCGCCATCCGTCGCAAAACGGGGCGGCTGGCGCGAAAAGATAAGCGCGCGTAAGGTGATGCGGTTAACGAGGAGAGCAGGGGTGGCGGACGACATGGGGAGCAGGGACACGCGTCCGCCGCGCGTCAATCCGCTCCACCAGATCGAGATCGATGATTTTCGGCGCGACCGGCTGCTTGCCGCGCTCGCGCTGCTCTTTGGTGCGAGCTTCTGTCTTGGTCTGCCTTTCGCGTTACAGGCGGGAGCCGAATTCTTTCTACCGCTCACCGCAGCGATCGTCATTGCCATCGCGCTCGTTCCGCTGCTCGAATGGCTCGAACGGCGCGGCCTTCCGTCGGCGCTCTCGGCTTTCCTGGCGCTGGCTACCTTTCTAGCGATCATCAACGCCGCTCTGGCGATCATCGTCGTCCCCGCCACGGGCTGGTTCGCCCGGCTTCCCGATTCGATCCCGCGCATCCAGAGCAATCTGGCGCCGCTGATCGATTTTTATTCGACGCTGCAACGCTTCGTCGACCGCACATTGATGTCGGTTGCGAGCGGGACCGAGGCGACGGCGCAGGCGGTGGCCGCGACCGCACCGACGTCGGTCGTCGACTATTTCATTTCGTCGGCGCCCGCCGCCGCAATCCAGCTCTTTTTTGCGGTGCTTGTGATCTTCTTCTTCCTGTCGGGCTGGACGCGGCTGCGCAAAGGGACGATCCGGCGGCGCGGCAGCTTTGACGGGGCGATGCAGACCGCGCGGGTGATCCAGAATGTCGTCGATGCAACCGCCGACTATCTGGCGACGATCACGATGATCAACGCGATTCTCGGCCTGACCGTCTCGCTCCTGCTGTGGGCATTGGGGATGCCGTCGCCTTTCATGTGGGGCGGGATCGTCAGCATCTGCAATTTCGTGCCCTATCTGGGACCGATCGTCGCCGCGGTGCTGCTCGGGCTGGGCGGGTTGATGACCTTCGATGCCGTGGGGCTCGCCTTGCTACCCGCGACGATCTTCATCGGCGTGCATATGGTCGAGGCGAATCTGATCACCCCGCTAGTGCTCGGGAAGCGGCTGACGATCAATCCGCTGCTGATTCTTGTGTCGCTGAGCTTCTGGGGTTGGGTGTGGGGGACGCCTGGCGCGTTGCTGGCGG contains these protein-coding regions:
- a CDS encoding DUF11 domain-containing protein, whose amino-acid sequence is MMKAPVGGAKHQLLPSCSILALLAAFALPTQAEAAGTRAGSTISNTASASYDTGGGPTTIDSNRVDLLVDELLDVTVDSSNPADVPTTPGATGQVLTFSVTNNGNGVEAFGLTTVANAGGDNYDPVVTQIYLDNGDGVFDASTDTLYTAGANDPSLNPDQSITVFVLATTPGTVVDGNRGIVSLGAAARTGTGVPGTSFAGQGEGGGDAVVGSTGADGTDAGAFIVSAATVTLVKSAVVTNSLGTADPIPGATISYTIVATVAGSGSVSGLAITDNIPADTSYVPGSITLGGSALSDAADADAGDYNGTRINVALGTVAGGQTRTVTFRTTIQ
- a CDS encoding AI-2E family transporter; amino-acid sequence: MGSRDTRPPRVNPLHQIEIDDFRRDRLLAALALLFGASFCLGLPFALQAGAEFFLPLTAAIVIAIALVPLLEWLERRGLPSALSAFLALATFLAIINAALAIIVVPATGWFARLPDSIPRIQSNLAPLIDFYSTLQRFVDRTLMSVASGTEATAQAVAATAPTSVVDYFISSAPAAAIQLFFAVLVIFFFLSGWTRLRKGTIRRRGSFDGAMQTARVIQNVVDATADYLATITMINAILGLTVSLLLWALGMPSPFMWGGIVSICNFVPYLGPIVAAVLLGLGGLMTFDAVGLALLPATIFIGVHMVEANLITPLVLGKRLTINPLLILVSLSFWGWVWGTPGALLAVPLLLILQTVLASTGTPDLAGFLFEHGTLTTTDEVRDRLNRTHEESDG